A genomic region of Jeotgalibaca ciconiae contains the following coding sequences:
- the yghU gene encoding glutathione-dependent disulfide-bond oxidoreductase, whose product MSAYEVPKVWKWEEENSKKGGNRPTAGSRFEQTLPVGEAPFQLYSLGTPNGIKVTIMFEELKELGIVDADYDLYKIDIGEGDQFGSGFVEINPNSKIPALVDQSQSPRVEIFESGSILLYLAEKFNQLIPSDIHGRTETLNWLFWQIGAGPYIGGGFGHFFAYAPEKMKYPIDRFSMETKRQLDLLDQTLAKRPYIAGDTYTIADIAIWSWYGRLALGKLYEGSYEFLNVEEYAHLMEWSKRIAERPGVQRGLDAEYQPIRE is encoded by the coding sequence ATGTCGGCATATGAAGTACCAAAAGTATGGAAGTGGGAAGAAGAGAACTCAAAAAAAGGTGGCAATCGTCCAACAGCGGGGAGTCGTTTCGAACAAACATTACCAGTCGGAGAAGCTCCGTTTCAACTTTATTCATTAGGAACACCGAATGGCATTAAAGTTACGATTATGTTTGAAGAGCTGAAAGAACTTGGGATCGTGGATGCAGACTATGACTTGTACAAGATTGATATTGGGGAAGGCGACCAGTTTGGCTCGGGTTTCGTCGAGATTAATCCGAACTCGAAAATTCCAGCCCTTGTTGACCAAAGTCAAAGTCCTCGTGTGGAAATTTTTGAATCAGGTTCGATTCTTCTTTATTTGGCCGAGAAATTTAACCAACTGATTCCCTCAGACATTCATGGACGGACGGAAACCCTAAATTGGTTATTCTGGCAAATCGGAGCAGGCCCTTATATTGGCGGTGGATTTGGACACTTTTTCGCCTATGCTCCAGAGAAGATGAAATATCCAATTGACCGCTTTTCGATGGAAACCAAACGTCAGTTAGATTTACTCGACCAAACTTTGGCGAAGCGTCCTTATATCGCAGGGGATACTTATACGATCGCTGATATTGCCATCTGGTCTTGGTACGGCCGCTTAGCTTTAGGGAAACTGTATGAAGGATCGTATGAGTTTTTAAATGTAGAAGAATATGCTCACCTTATGGAATGGTCAAAACGTATTGCAGAACGGCCAGGTGTTCAAAGAGGTCTGGATGCGGAGTATCAACCGATCAGGGAGTAA
- a CDS encoding D-alanine--D-alanine ligase family protein, translating into MHIVLVHSKYENVEEARTTVDPMGANRMATTVKAVKDALEVSGHEVIPVEADYQLLSKIKKMKTPDLIFNLSTGISDKRSQANVVGMLEMLHIPVLGSRLTTHVLGLHKEITKSLLYAYNVRTARYQLVEDENAPIRKDFIYPVIVKPEHEGSGIGITASSKVDTPEKLRKIIMEKIALHKQELLIEEYLPGREFTVGVMGNAHLEILPIKETVFLDEDLKMLTYDLKMENDVMNKIPADIPEKLEDEIKSMVEKTYRILRCQDFARIDIRLDAEGKPTVMELNTYPGLVPDFSFFPMLAEAAGYSYAELINRLVEIALEPVVIQ; encoded by the coding sequence ATGCATATTGTTTTAGTTCATTCAAAATACGAAAATGTAGAGGAAGCGAGGACAACAGTGGATCCCATGGGGGCGAACCGCATGGCCACTACGGTGAAAGCAGTCAAAGACGCTTTGGAAGTAAGTGGGCATGAGGTAATTCCCGTTGAGGCAGATTACCAACTGTTAAGCAAAATAAAAAAGATGAAGACTCCTGACTTAATCTTCAACTTAAGCACTGGCATTTCCGATAAACGATCCCAGGCCAATGTAGTTGGAATGCTGGAGATGCTCCACATCCCAGTGTTAGGCTCTAGACTTACCACCCATGTGCTAGGCCTCCACAAAGAAATTACCAAGTCCCTCCTGTATGCCTATAACGTCCGGACCGCCCGCTACCAATTGGTTGAAGATGAGAATGCACCCATTCGCAAAGATTTTATTTATCCCGTCATAGTGAAACCGGAGCATGAAGGTTCCGGCATCGGCATCACCGCCTCTTCCAAGGTCGATACTCCCGAGAAGTTACGAAAAATCATCATGGAGAAAATAGCGCTCCACAAACAGGAGTTACTGATTGAAGAATATTTGCCCGGCCGGGAATTTACAGTCGGCGTGATGGGAAACGCTCACTTGGAAATTCTACCAATTAAAGAAACCGTTTTTCTTGATGAAGATCTGAAAATGTTGACCTATGATCTGAAGATGGAGAATGATGTCATGAACAAAATTCCGGCTGATATTCCTGAAAAATTGGAGGACGAAATCAAATCGATGGTCGAGAAAACCTATCGGATTCTTCGGTGCCAGGATTTTGCCCGTATCGATATTCGGTTAGATGCAGAAGGAAAGCCGACTGTTATGGAATTAAATACCTACCCGGGCTTGGTTCCTGATTTTTCCTTTTTCCCTATGCTGGCAGAGGCCGCTGGCTATAGCTATGCGGAACTCATCAATCGCTTGGTGGAAATTGCCCTGGAACCGGTTGTAATTCAATAA